GCCACATTGGCGGCGGAACATCAGGATAAACCGGTGCGTATTGCGGCACCGTTCGAAATCAAAGGTGCCGATCCCGCGCTCTCCGGTGACATTCTGCTACGCATGGATGTGGTCGAAACGCTGGTGGAAGTTAACGAACGCGCCGAGCCTATCCCGGCGCTAGCCGCAAGCTGGCAAGTCTCTGCTGATGGTTTGCGCTGGCAATTACAGCTGCGCGATAACGTCCGTTTCCATGATGGATCGCCGCTGGATGCCGCCGCTGTGGTGAAATCACTGAACACCGCGCGGAGTAAAGCGGGTCTACTGGATAAAACGCCGATTACCGAAATCAGCGGAGAAGGGCAACAGGTCACCATCACTTTACGCGAACCCTTCGTCCCCTTGCTTTCGGTGCTGGCAGACAGTCGTTCGCAGATTCTTGCTTTAGCCAGCTGGGATGCGCAGGACAAGATCACTCGTATCATCGGTAGCGGTCCGTTCATGCTGACATCGTTTCAGCCACCACAGTCGCTGACGGTGAAACGCTTCGATGATTACTGGGGCGAAAAGCCTGCCATTGCAGCCGCCAGTTATCTCTCCTCTGGACGTGCTGAAACTCGCGCGTTGCTGGCGGAAAGCGGTGATGCAGATTACGTTTTCAATCTTGATGCCGCCAGCCGTCAGCGCTTAGCCCGCAAGCCATCGCTGCAACTGCCGGCCATTCCGGTGCCGCGCACCCTAATGCTAAAGCTGAACCTGGGCGATCCGCTGTTAGCCGAACAGCCGGTGCGAGAAGCGATCAGCATGGCGATTGATCGTAACGCGCTGGCGATGGCGGTGCTGCGTTACCCGGGCGCGGCCAGCCAACTGTTTCCACCCAATATGGGCGCCTGGCATAACGGCAACCTGCAACCGCTGCAGTTCAACCTGCAACAGGCAGCACAACAGCTGCAGGCTGCGGGGTGGAAAGTGGGGACCGATGGCGTCTTAGTGCGCAACGGTCAGCGCTTCAGCCTGACGCTGCTGACGTTCCCGGATCGTCCCGAACTGCCGCTAATGGCGATGGTGATCCAGCAGCAACTGCGCAAAGTGGGCATTGAAGTGAAGATCAACGCCACCAACGCCAGCGAAATTCCTGCACAGCATCACAGTAATCGTCTGCAGCTGGCGCTGTTCTCCCGCAACTTTGCCCTAACGCCCGATCCAACCGGCACCTTACTGCAGGATTACGCCACCCACGGCGGCGACTGGGGGGCGATGAACTGGCATCCGGCAGGGTTTAACGCGGCGTTGCATACGCTCACCCAGTCCACCGATGAGGCTGCACGTGCGCAGGCCCGTCATCTGATCACCGCCTCACTGCAGCAGGATTTGCCGGTGATCCCTATCGCCTGGTATCAGCAATCGGCCGCGATTAACAGCAAGCTGAAAAACGTCACGCTTGATGCGTTTGAACGTCACTTTGGTCTGCGTCAGATGCAGTGGGAGCAATGATGATAAAGCTTCTTGGCTGGCGCCTTGGACAAGCGGTTTTTGTGATGCTGGCGGTCGGTTTACTCACCTGGTTTTTGGTGCAGGCGCTACCGGGCGACATGGCCTGGCGTATTGCCAGCGGTCGCTATGGCTACGATCGCGTGGATGCCCAAGCAGTGGCGCGGGTACAGCAGGAGTTGAGTGGATCATTACAGCAGGGCAGCGCGTTGCTGCACTGGTTGTTCGATCTGCTGCAGTTCAATTTTGGCCGTTCGCTGGTATCGGGTGAGCCGGTAATGGATGAGCTGCGCTGGCAGCTTAGCCAGACGCTGGCGCTCGCTGGCACATCGCTTGTTCTGACCCTATTGCTCACCTTGCCGTTAGGTATTTGGGCGGGATGCCACGCCAACGGTAAGCTTGATCGTGTGTTGTTCTGGCTGAGCGCGCTGCTGAAATCGGTACCGCATTTCGCGCTGGGTATGCTGCTTATCGTGTTGCTGGCACTTCAGCTTGATTGGCTACCCAGCGCCGGTTACGGCGAGCTGCGTCATTTCCTGTTACCGGCGTTGACGCTGGCGTTATCGTTAACCGCCGTTGGCGTCCGCGTGGTGCGTGAAGCCACTTTTCAGGTTGTCACGTCCGGTTATTACCGCTGGGGCGCGCAAAAAGGTTTAGCGCCCGCCACGTTGTTGCGCCGTCATGGGTTACGAAATCTGGCATCGCCGGTAATGACCTGGTTCGGCATGCAGTTCGTCTGGCTGGTGGAAGGGGTCGTCGTGGTAGAAACGCTGTTCGCCTGGCCGGGCATTGGCCACGCGCTGGTGCATGCTATTTTTGCGCGCGATGTGCCGGTGATTCAGGCGAGCGCCATGACGCTCGGCCTGCTGTTTGTCTTGCTCAACATGCTGGTGGATGCGGGTTGTCATCTACTTGATCCAAGAGGGAGACGCGCATGATGCTTTCGCCTGCACGTCTGATTGGCTGGCTGATGTTGTGCTCACTGCTCGGCT
The nucleotide sequence above comes from Pantoea nemavictus. Encoded proteins:
- a CDS encoding ABC transporter substrate-binding protein, which produces MKSIKNLLIASALGLASCATLAAEHQDKPVRIAAPFEIKGADPALSGDILLRMDVVETLVEVNERAEPIPALAASWQVSADGLRWQLQLRDNVRFHDGSPLDAAAVVKSLNTARSKAGLLDKTPITEISGEGQQVTITLREPFVPLLSVLADSRSQILALASWDAQDKITRIIGSGPFMLTSFQPPQSLTVKRFDDYWGEKPAIAAASYLSSGRAETRALLAESGDADYVFNLDAASRQRLARKPSLQLPAIPVPRTLMLKLNLGDPLLAEQPVREAISMAIDRNALAMAVLRYPGAASQLFPPNMGAWHNGNLQPLQFNLQQAAQQLQAAGWKVGTDGVLVRNGQRFSLTLLTFPDRPELPLMAMVIQQQLRKVGIEVKINATNASEIPAQHHSNRLQLALFSRNFALTPDPTGTLLQDYATHGGDWGAMNWHPAGFNAALHTLTQSTDEAARAQARHLITASLQQDLPVIPIAWYQQSAAINSKLKNVTLDAFERHFGLRQMQWEQ
- a CDS encoding ABC transporter permease — its product is MIKLLGWRLGQAVFVMLAVGLLTWFLVQALPGDMAWRIASGRYGYDRVDAQAVARVQQELSGSLQQGSALLHWLFDLLQFNFGRSLVSGEPVMDELRWQLSQTLALAGTSLVLTLLLTLPLGIWAGCHANGKLDRVLFWLSALLKSVPHFALGMLLIVLLALQLDWLPSAGYGELRHFLLPALTLALSLTAVGVRVVREATFQVVTSGYYRWGAQKGLAPATLLRRHGLRNLASPVMTWFGMQFVWLVEGVVVVETLFAWPGIGHALVHAIFARDVPVIQASAMTLGLLFVLLNMLVDAGCHLLDPRGRRA